A genomic window from Hypomesus transpacificus isolate Combined female chromosome 15, fHypTra1, whole genome shotgun sequence includes:
- the LOC124477384 gene encoding kinase suppressor of Ras 1-like isoform X5, producing the protein MSSSQVGDTMRRLGSNSEECSRLTAALSCLKSATEIGGDHREGSCILEPPLCDSATSPPGDLRSRSVDLHPQSPGLLPSTHSTHSPTHGRSVSVSIVPCSDHQVPYICTEDTMDAFTPSAHILATPPATPTTKSRNKLPRTTPPSSRKLLQLLPNISLTRSKSQESQLANRIEEPTPRKGGKKNKLLLNVQINNSGNGCEEPTTRSPLLSARTPGPATAPYTLPGTPTLLENNLAINRSSPQMRRDIGLAVTHRFSTKSWLSQTCQVCHKSMMFGVKCKHCKLKCHNKCTKEAVSCRISFVQVPIRRAESVPSDINNKIDRNAELPIMFGTLPKAINKKDYPSLQNPIDSSSNPSSTTSSTPSSPAPFQQSNPPSVGATPPPNPSPQVPRDSRFNFPAACYSLPRQQFIFPDVPTFSNPCGNHPEKYHETGETQLAVTEQQNLGVKTGVEAEEEEYPGEENTTGDGEGRDERPLDEECNGDELEDLPNSGGFGGGGHWRGPITRKASQTSVYLQEWDIPYEQLVLGELIGKGRWGKVHKGRWHGEVAIRLLEIDGNNQGHLKLFKKEVMNYRQTRHENVVLFMGACMHPPHLAIITSFCKGRTLFSVVRDSKHKLDIHKTRQIAQEIVKGMGYLHAKGIVHKDLKSKNVFYDSNKVVITDFGLFGMSGVVQEGRREDKLKLPHGWICYLAPEIVRRMGPGNHEDQLPFSNAADVYAFSTIWYELQAGDWPIKNHPAEATIWLVGSGQGIKKVLSEVSLGKEVTEILTACWSFHSVERPTFTQLTDMLEKLPKLNRRLSHPGHFWKSAEPWDHHHCLRDHCCQGLHSRCPYMYKYSS; encoded by the exons ATGTCCAGTTCTCAAGTGGGGGACACAATGAGAAGACTGGGCTCTAACTCTGAAGAGTGCTCCCGTCTCACTGCTGCCCTCTCTTGCCTCAAGAGCGCCACTGAAATAG GCGGTGACCATCGTGAGGGTTCCTGCATCCTAGAACCCCCTCTTTGTGACAGTGccacctcacctccaggggACCTCCGGTCACGCTCAGTGGACCTCCATCCCCAGAGCCCGGGCCTCCTCCCCAGCACCCACAGCACCCACAGCCCCACCCACGGCCGCTCCGTCTCTGTATCCATTGTGCCCTGTTCAGACCACCAGGTGCCCTACATTTGCACAGAGGACACAATGGATGCTTTCACTCCTTCAGCGCACATCTTGGCCACCCCGCCTGCCACCCCGACCACCAAGAGCCGTAACAAGCTCCCCCGAACCACACCGCCCTCATCCAGGAAACTGCTGCAGCTCCTGCCCAATATTTCACTGACGCGAAGCAAGAGTCAAGAGTCCCAGCTGGCCAACCGAATCGAGGAGCCCACTCCCAGAAA GGGGGGTAAAAAGAACAAGCTGCTTCTGAATGTTCAGATCAACAACAGTGGGAACGGGTGTGAGGAACCCACCACACGCTCACCCCTGCTGTCAGCACGCACGCCCGGTCCTGCCACTGCCCCCTACACACTCCCGGGCACCCCAACTCTCCTGGAGA ATAACTTGGCAATAAACCGAAGTTCTCCACAGATGAGGAGAGATATTGGCCTAGCTGTAACTCACAG GTTTTCAACAAAATCCTGGCTTTCTCAGACTTGTCAGGTCTGTCACAAAAGTATGATGTTTGGAGTCAAGTGCAAACACTGCAA GTTAAAATGCCACAACAAATGTACCAAAGAAGCGGTATCATGCAGGATATCATTTGTGCAAG TGCCAATACGCAGAGCAGAATCTGTACCTTCAGACATCAATAATAAAATAGACCGCAATGCAGAGCTGCCCATTATGTTTGGGACATTACCTAAAGCAATAAACAAAAAG GACTACCCTTCCCTGCAGAACCCGATAGACTCCAGCAGTAACCCCTCGTCCACCACCTCGTCCACGCCCTCCTCACCAGCCCCCTTCCAACAGAGCAACCCCCCCAGCGTCGGCGCCACGCCACCTCCCAACCCTTCACCCCAGGTTCCTCGAGACAGCCGCTTTAACTTCCCAG CTGCCTGTTATTCACTGCCTAGACAACAGTTTATTTTTCCTG ATGTGCCTACGTTCTCAAATCCTTGTGGAAATCACCCTGAGAAATACCATGAAACTGG AGAAACCCAGCTGGCTGTGACTGAGCAGCAGAATCTTGGAGTAAAGACTGGAGTG gaggcagaggaggaagagtacCCTGGAGAGGAGAATACCACAGGGGACGGAGAGGGAAGAGACGAGAGGCCGTTGGATGAAGAGTGCAACGGGGATGAACTTGAGGATCTGCCCAACTCAGGGGGCTTTGGGGGTGGGGGCCACTGGAGGGGACCAATCACCCGTAAAGCCAGTCAGACTAGTGTCTACCTGCAGGAATGGGACATCCCCTATGAACAGCTGGTACTGGGCGAGCTCATCGGCAAG GGCCGTTGGGGGAAAGTACATAAGGGTCGTTGGCATGGTGAGGTTGCCATCCGCCTGCTGGAGATTGATGGTAACAACCAGGGCCACCTCAAGCTGTTCAAGAAGGAGGTGATGAACTACCGACAGACACGCCATGAGAATGTTGTTCTCTTCATGGGCGCCTGCATGCACCCGCCGCACCTCGCCATCATCACCAG TTTCTGTAAAGGTCGAACATTATTCTCTGTGGTGAGGGACTCCAAGCACAAATTGGACATCCACAAGACCAGGCAAATAGCTCAGGAAATTGTGAAG GGAATGGGTTATCTTCATGCCAAAGGCATTGTCCATAAGGACCTCAAGTCCAAGAATGTTTTCTATGACTCAAACAAAGTGGTCATCACAGACTTTGGCCTTTTTGGAATGTCAGGAGTAGTTCAAGAAGGAag GCGCGAGGACAAGCTGAAGCTACCTCACGGGTGGATATGTTACCTTGCTCCAGAGATTGTTCGCAGGATGGGCCCAGGCAACCATGAGGACCAGCTTCCTTTTTCCAACGCTGCAGATGTCTATGCTTTCAG CACTATTTGGTACGAGCTGCAGGCCGGAGACTGGCCAATCAAAAACCACCCAGCAGAAGCCACCATATGGTTGGTTGGCAGCGGCCAGGGTATCAAGAAGGTCCTATCCGAAGTTAGCTTGGGCAAGGAAGTCACG GAGATCCTGACGGCCTGCTGGTCGTTTCATTCAGTTGAGCGACCAACTTTCACCCAGTTGACGGACATGCTAGAGAAGCTGCCCAAGCTCAACCGCAGACtgtcccaccctggtcacttcTGGAAGTCAGCCGA GCCATGGGATCACCACCACTGTCTGCGGGACCACTGTTGTCAGGGCCTGCACTCTCGTTGTCCCTACATGTATAAATACAGCAGCTGA